One Synechococcus sp. MU1617 genomic window, TCTGCAGGGAGCCTGCGGAAGCTGCCCCAGCAGCACCATGACCTTGAAGATGGGCATCGAGCGCAAAATGCGCGAGTCGATCCCCGAAGTGAGTGAAGTGGTGCAGGTACTCTGAAGCGCCTTTTCGTCTACGGATCACTGAAGATCAACGGCAGCGCCCATCACTTGCTCAAGGGCACCAACCGCGACAGCGACGGAATCGTCGATGGCTTCGTCTTGATCGACTACCAGGGCTATCCGATGCTCCAGTGGGGGGATGGGTCCGTGACAGGAGAGATCTACTGGGTGCCCGACCCTTGCTTGCCCGATTTGGATGCTTGGGAGGAGGTACCCGAGGTGTACCAACGCAGCAGCGCGACCCTCAGGGATGGGCGGAGCGTGTGGCTCTATGAAGCAGCTCCAAGAATTAATTAATCGAGGGAAATAAAATCCACAAAGCGAAATTTTTCGCACTGCACATTTACAGAAA contains:
- a CDS encoding gamma-glutamylcyclotransferase, with the protein product MKRLFVYGSLKINGSAHHLLKGTNRDSDGIVDGFVLIDYQGYPMLQWGDGSVTGEIYWVPDPCLPDLDAWEEVPEVYQRSSATLRDGRSVWLYEAAPRIN